In the genome of Caballeronia sp. NK8, the window CGGCCGCGATGCAATCGAAGAAAGGCCGCGCCGCGTGGGTGCAGGAACGCAGCATCGGGCACGCGGACCCCGGCGCGACCGCTTACGTCAGGTTTCTCGAAGCGTTGAGAAATGCGCTGACGGCATGAATGCCGCCCGATTCATGCGCGCTTTTTTTGCGGGACGACGTCGCGCTCGCGTCTTCCCGAACGAACGACCTTGAGCTTCTTGCGCGCGAGGGCGAGCGCCTCCGCCTTCGTGGCGACGCACGGTCCTGAGCCCAGCAACGGCTGGCGCGCGGTTTCGCGCAACGCGAGCACGGACACCACGCCTATCGCCGATGCCGCCATCAGATAGTATGCGGGCATCATCAGATTGCCGGTCGCATCGACGAGCCAGGCGGTCACGAGCGGCGTCGTGCCGCCGAACAGCGACACCGAAACGTTGAAGCCGATGGCGAGCGCGCTGTAACGTATGCGCGTCGGGAAGAGCGCGGGCAGCGCCGAAGGCATGACGCCGGTGAACGTCGAAAGCAGTGCGCCGAGAATCAGCAAGCCGAGGAACACCGGCAGCAGCGCGCCCGTTCGCACCAGCAGCAGCGCCGGAATGGACAGCGCGAAAAGGCCGATGCAGCCGGCCATCATCACCGGCTTGCGGCCGATCAGGTCGGAGAGATGGCCCGCGAAGAGCGTCATCGGGATCATCAGCACCATCACGAGCAGCACGAGAAAGAGGCCGTGCGTTTCATCGAAATGCAGCGTCGCCGAGAGGAAGCTCGGCAGGTACGACAGCGCCATGTAGTCGGTGACGTTGAATATCAGCACGAGCCCGACGCATTGCATCATCGGCTTGAATTGCTGCGAGAGCAGTGCTTTGAACGATTGCTTCGGACGAGAACGTTCATGCGCCTCGCGCGTCTCGGCTTCCTTCCTGAAGGCCGGGGTTTCTTCGAGCTTCACGCGAATATACAGCCCAACGAGTCCGAGCGGCCCCGCGATCATGAACGGCACGCGCCATCCCCATGAAAGCAGCGCGTCGTGCGAGAGCGTCGCGGTCAGCAATGCGACCGTGCCCGCGCCGAGTATGTAGCCGACGAGCGTGCCGACTTCGAGAAAGCTGCCGTAGAAGCCGCGCCGCGCATCGGTCGAAAACTCGGCGATGAACGTGGCCGCGCCGCCGTACTCGCCGCCCGTGGAGAAGCCCTGCACGAGCCGCGCGACGAGCAGCAGCACGGGC includes:
- the proP gene encoding glycine betaine/L-proline transporter ProP; the encoded protein is MSFSHERNARIESSPHLTAGDITVVDHALLKRAVGAMALGNAMEWFDFGVYSYIAVVLGKVFFPSSSPSAQLIATFGTFAAAFLVRPIGGMVFGPLGDRIGRQRVLAMTMIMMSVGTFCIGLIPSYGSVGILAPVLLLVARLVQGFSTGGEYGGAATFIAEFSTDARRGFYGSFLEVGTLVGYILGAGTVALLTATLSHDALLSWGWRVPFMIAGPLGLVGLYIRVKLEETPAFRKEAETREAHERSRPKQSFKALLSQQFKPMMQCVGLVLIFNVTDYMALSYLPSFLSATLHFDETHGLFLVLLVMVLMIPMTLFAGHLSDLIGRKPVMMAGCIGLFALSIPALLLVRTGALLPVFLGLLILGALLSTFTGVMPSALPALFPTRIRYSALAIGFNVSVSLFGGTTPLVTAWLVDATGNLMMPAYYLMAASAIGVVSVLALRETARQPLLGSGPCVATKAEALALARKKLKVVRSGRRERDVVPQKKRA